In a single window of the Elusimicrobiales bacterium genome:
- a CDS encoding RHS repeat-associated core domain-containing protein: protein SAAALAVSALPPAFSECGSSQGQASYTYTCAAGQTTSGVAPGGTSSSGNYGEATFSVPVSGAYVPTIVPNPPSIPPTPETCQLPSTEAPSDCPRCYDEASGGVFVSGDPAVYVPNFAGPVDFRVFYLSDNQDAGDIGKSWRHSFESSVRVYSAARLLASASVAGGWSDPYSPGAVMGASGMAIPASDLETVAVVRPPDGRRLLYFLNSSGQWVAPAGESAVLSVSGSTAAPSGFVWSADDRLVYSYDGAGRLVSVTDRNGSALLLGYSSGLLSWVKDPDGRVLYSFSRDGAGRVSSVTDIGGRAHYFGYTGSGLLERLEGPEGVSTFGYQGYSVSGLEGFAGGYFAPGGWGNAELLSRVTPPGGQVTSYAYSAPAYRVDHSRDCKSVPAFNYAGAERCALLAGAAAPADKVYLAPLAPAASGYYFVDRAAFSAWYFPQRYYLSSKTGPRGTYTYEYIVDDQTGEGETRITPPLGGKEVVRWNKSNGHFRRAYTVDGAGGKTLFAYDSANNPVQVTDPAGNVRGYAWDAKNRLTAATDPLNNRVNIGYDPSSGNISYYADAKGNTAHFSYDGNGNLSRITDAAGQSTDITNNARGLPLAITDPMGHAVTIGRDGYGNATSVTDALNRNSGFAYDIIGRVTRMTDPAGKAVAFTYNPDNTPDTVTDAIGGVTRYGYEPGGFETGAKRLVSLTDAANHATGFAYDAQGRLASVTDPLNHAAAYGYDAAGRISAATDANGSSFAFAYDILARLTSATAPDGQTTYVYDLANNPTSIEDPQTKLQFGYDAAGRVTATSAQDKAANLGGAFAYTYDAAGNRLAMTASGYTWSYSYDALNRPVTITAPGGTQFQFTYDAAGRRTRMEMGTAVAAEYVYDAANQLTGIIYRRKPDNAVIAQVGYTYDTAGNRATMTDDFGAHTFGYDDLHRLTSAVHPSSGALSVQSETFAYDAVGNRTSDAVRAGYAYDAANRLNSDSQYTYAYDNNGNLTTKTRASDNAQTAYIYDAQNRLTQVNLPSGYSEALRYDATGRRIAKTITHNGETIREQHYIYDGEDIAFVTDAAGALKSLYTHGPGTDEPLMLKKGASDYYLLADGLGSIIAIADQSGNIAERAQYQAYGKPVFRNEVTGSTSSWSQTGSLYSYTAREWDAETGLFYYRARYYAPDTGRFIQKDPIGFNGGDTNLYAYVWNDPLIYTDPSGEFGMEDMPTLPQGFIDFSAGWGDWIWFGAGPWIRKRLDIDTVNICSGYYNAGLTAGALTDVALGAYATGYRVKISMHDPHHTFGSFGRLPHLQINWWKSGAAGSGSKPIRIPIPWGLQR, encoded by the coding sequence CCAGGACGCCGGCGACATCGGCAAGTCGTGGCGGCATTCGTTTGAATCATCGGTGCGGGTGTATTCGGCGGCGCGGCTGCTGGCTTCTGCCTCGGTTGCGGGCGGCTGGAGCGATCCGTACTCACCCGGCGCCGTGATGGGCGCCTCCGGCATGGCCATCCCCGCCTCCGACCTGGAGACCGTCGCCGTCGTGCGCCCGCCGGACGGGCGGCGGCTGCTGTATTTCCTCAATTCCTCCGGCCAGTGGGTTGCTCCGGCGGGCGAGAGCGCCGTTTTGTCGGTTTCCGGTTCCACCGCGGCGCCGTCGGGGTTTGTGTGGAGCGCGGACGACAGGCTGGTTTATTCCTACGACGGCGCGGGGCGGCTGGTTTCGGTAACCGACCGCAACGGCTCGGCGCTTTTGCTGGGGTATTCCTCCGGCCTGCTGTCTTGGGTGAAAGACCCGGACGGGCGCGTACTTTACTCGTTTTCGCGCGACGGGGCGGGGCGGGTGTCTTCTGTAACCGACATCGGCGGGCGGGCGCATTATTTCGGCTACACCGGCTCCGGGCTGCTGGAGCGGCTTGAAGGGCCCGAGGGCGTGTCAACCTTCGGCTATCAGGGCTATTCCGTATCCGGGCTGGAGGGTTTTGCGGGCGGGTATTTCGCGCCGGGCGGCTGGGGGAACGCGGAGCTGCTTTCGCGCGTTACCCCGCCCGGCGGGCAGGTTACAAGCTATGCTTACTCGGCGCCGGCGTACCGGGTGGACCATTCGCGGGACTGCAAATCCGTTCCGGCGTTCAACTACGCGGGCGCGGAGCGGTGCGCGCTGCTGGCGGGCGCGGCGGCTCCGGCGGACAAGGTGTATCTGGCGCCGCTTGCGCCGGCGGCGTCCGGCTATTATTTCGTGGACCGGGCGGCGTTTTCGGCGTGGTATTTCCCGCAGCGGTATTATTTAAGCTCCAAAACCGGGCCGCGGGGGACATACACCTATGAATATATCGTAGACGACCAGACCGGCGAGGGCGAAACCCGCATCACGCCGCCGCTGGGCGGCAAAGAGGTGGTGCGGTGGAACAAGTCCAACGGCCATTTCCGGCGGGCGTACACGGTTGACGGCGCGGGCGGCAAGACGCTGTTCGCCTACGATTCGGCGAACAATCCGGTTCAGGTTACCGATCCCGCCGGCAATGTCCGCGGCTATGCGTGGGATGCGAAAAACCGGCTGACCGCCGCGACGGACCCGCTCAATAACCGGGTAAACATCGGCTACGACCCTTCGTCCGGCAACATCAGCTATTACGCCGACGCGAAGGGCAACACCGCGCATTTTTCGTACGACGGGAACGGCAACCTGTCGCGCATCACCGACGCGGCGGGGCAGTCAACCGATATAACCAATAACGCGCGCGGGCTGCCGCTGGCGATAACCGACCCGATGGGCCATGCGGTAACAATCGGGCGGGACGGCTATGGCAACGCGACATCCGTAACCGACGCGCTGAACCGCAATTCCGGTTTCGCCTATGACATCATAGGCCGCGTAACGCGCATGACGGACCCGGCGGGCAAGGCGGTGGCTTTTACATACAACCCGGACAACACGCCCGACACGGTTACCGACGCCATCGGCGGCGTAACGCGCTACGGTTACGAGCCGGGCGGTTTTGAAACCGGCGCAAAGCGGCTTGTTTCGCTGACGGACGCCGCCAATCACGCGACGGGTTTCGCCTACGACGCGCAGGGCCGGTTGGCATCGGTAACGGATCCGCTCAATCATGCCGCCGCTTACGGCTACGACGCGGCGGGAAGGATCAGCGCGGCGACCGACGCAAACGGCAGCAGCTTCGCATTCGCTTACGATATTTTGGCCCGTCTGACCTCCGCCACCGCCCCCGACGGTCAGACGACCTATGTTTATGACCTTGCAAACAATCCCACGAGCATAGAGGACCCGCAAACAAAGTTGCAATTCGGCTATGACGCGGCGGGCCGGGTGACGGCAACAAGCGCGCAGGACAAAGCCGCAAACCTCGGCGGCGCGTTCGCGTACACATACGACGCCGCCGGCAACCGGCTGGCGATGACGGCCTCCGGCTACACATGGAGCTACAGTTACGACGCGCTGAACCGCCCCGTAACGATAACCGCGCCCGGCGGGACGCAGTTCCAGTTCACCTACGACGCCGCAGGCCGCAGAACGCGCATGGAGATGGGTACGGCGGTAGCGGCGGAATATGTTTACGACGCCGCCAATCAGCTTACCGGAATAATCTACCGCCGGAAACCCGATAACGCGGTAATCGCGCAGGTTGGCTACACATACGACACTGCCGGCAACCGCGCAACCATGACCGACGATTTCGGGGCGCACACTTTCGGCTATGACGACCTACACCGCCTGACAAGCGCGGTCCACCCGTCCAGCGGCGCGCTGAGCGTGCAGTCCGAAACCTTCGCTTACGACGCGGTCGGCAACCGCACAAGCGACGCCGTGCGCGCCGGTTACGCCTATGACGCGGCGAACCGTCTGAATAGCGACAGCCAGTACACTTACGCATACGACAACAACGGCAACCTGACAACAAAAACGCGCGCATCCGATAACGCGCAGACCGCATACATCTACGACGCGCAGAACCGCCTTACGCAAGTAAACCTGCCGTCGGGCTACAGCGAGGCGCTCCGTTACGACGCGACAGGCCGGAGAATCGCAAAAACGATAACGCACAACGGCGAGACAATTCGCGAACAGCATTACATCTACGACGGCGAGGACATCGCATTTGTAACCGACGCCGCCGGCGCGTTGAAAAGCCTCTACACGCACGGTCCCGGCACCGACGAGCCGCTGATGTTAAAAAAAGGCGCAAGCGATTATTACCTCCTTGCCGACGGCCTTGGCAGCATAATAGCCATCGCCGACCAGTCCGGGAACATCGCAGAGCGCGCGCAATATCAGGCCTATGGCAAGCCCGTGTTCAGAAACGAGGTAACCGGCAGCACAAGCAGTTGGTCGCAGACGGGCAGTCTTTACAGCTACACCGCCCGGGAATGGGACGCCGAAACCGGACTGTTCTATTACCGCGCCAGGTACTACGCCCCCGACACCGGCAGATTCATCCAAAAAGACCCCATAGGCTTCAACGGCGGCGATACGAACTTGTATGCGTATGTGTGGAATGACCCCTTAATATACACCGACCCATCCGGTGAATTTGGAATGGAGGATATGCCGACATTGCCGCAAGGTTTCATAGATTTTTCGGCGGGATGGGGTGACTGGATCTGGTTTGGAGCCGGTCCATGGATTAGAAAGAGATTGGACATTGACACTGTTAATATATGTTCAGGGTATTACAATGCCGGACTTACGGCTGGTGCATTAACAGATGTTGCACTAGGCGCATATGCTACAGGATATAGAGTTAAAATTTCGATGCACGATCCTCATCATACATTTGGGTCTTTCGGTAGGTTGCCGCATTTACAAATTAATTGGTGGAAGTCTGGTGCGGCGGGTTCGGGATCAAAACCCATACGCATACCTATTCCGTGGGGGTTGCAAAGATAA